A section of the Carassius carassius chromosome 17, fCarCar2.1, whole genome shotgun sequence genome encodes:
- the st6gal2b gene encoding beta-galactoside alpha-2,6-sialyltransferase 2b: protein MGVQDSLLPGLRHVTKQLAQLLLLVLLLWILFFLIVFIYFTDFQMNQPQKIILFNSEPQHSTYVQHNSRAIMVSHNSRWRLYADRKGPLQHRRVFQPPRAREEFYFRNFGERRPRARKYLKKPPRSEYSDDYFSNDWSVVRGLWKGQVSSKMLSHQLQQALKDHVHSNKHKVLYKGQRKANKSREEMLCQMKRQAQLRTLDGSEQPFAHLGFKQLSSSKLQKMYTTCAVVTSAGAILNSSLGREIDSHDAVVRFNAAPCKGYEKDVGSKTTMRIMNSQILANPKHNFSNSLLYKDITLVAWDPAPYNIDLHKWYQQPDYDLFTPYITHRKNFPEQPFYILHPSFIWKLWDIVQSNTKDNIQPNPPSSGFIGIVMMMNFCEEVHVYEYIPSMRQSNLCHYHEKYNDAACTFGAYHPLLYEKLLIKRMSTASEKDIKKKGKVTLPGFSKINCPL, encoded by the exons ATGGGAGTCCAGGACTCTCTATTGCCGGGCTTACGGCATGTCACAAAGCAGTTGGCTCAACTTCTACTGCTGGTCCTACTGCTCTGGATTCTGTTTTTCCTTATTGTCTTCATTTACTTCACTGACTTCCAGATGAACCAGCCCCAAAAGATTATCCTGTTCAACTCTGAGCCTCAACACTCAACCTATGTTCAGCATAATTCCCGGGCCATCATGGTGTCCCATAATTCCCGCTGGCGTCTGTATGCAGACAGGAAGGGTCCTCTACAGCACAGGCGAGTGTTTCAACCTCCTCGCGCCAGAGAAGAGTTTTATTTCAGGAATTTTGGCGAACGTCGTCCAAGGGCAAGGAAGTACTTGAAGAAGCCTCCTAGAAGTGAATACAGTGATGACTATTTTTCCAATGATTGGTCGGTGGTTCGCGGTCTGTGGAAGGGTCAGGTGTCCTCCAAAATGCTAAGCCATCAACTACAGCAAGCCTTGAAAGACCATGTTCACTCTAATAAGCACAAAGTTCTCTACAAAGGCCAACGAAAGGCAAACAAGAGTAGAGAGGAGATGCTGTGTCAGATGAAAAGGCAAGCCCAACTCAGGACCCTGGATGGCTCTGAACAGCCCTTTGCTCACCTAGGTTTTAAACAGCTGTCTTCTTCTAAACTGCAGAAGATGTACACAACATGTGCTGTGGTGACTTCAGCAGGGGCAATACTGAACTCATCACTGGGACGTGAAATTG ATTCCCATGATGCAGTGGTGCGTTTTAATGCTGCACCCTGCAAGGGCTATGAAAAGGACGTAGGCAGCAAGACAACCATGCGAATCATGAACTCTCAG ATTCTAgcaaacccaaaacacaacttcAGCAATAGTTTGCTTTATAAGGACATCACCTTGGTAGCCTGGGATCCTGCTCCTTATAACATTGACCTGCATAAG TGGTACCAGCAACCTGATTATGACCTGTTTACTCCATACATAACTCACAGGAAGAATTTCCCTGAGCAGCCCTTTTATATCCTGCATCCTTCATTCATCTGGAAACTTTGGGATATTGTGCAAAGCAACACGAAGGATAACATTCAACCCAACCCTCCTTCCTCGGGATTTATAG gtaTAGTCATGATGATGAACTTTTGTGAGGAGGTCCATGTGTACGAGTACATTCCTTCAATGAGACAAAGTAATCTGTGCCATTACCATGAGAAGTATAACGACGCGGCCTGCACATTTGGGGCATACCACCCTCTGCTTTACGAGAAACTGCTTATCAAGCGAATGAGCACAGCTTCGGAGAAGGACATCAAGAAAAAGGGAAAGGTCACACTGCCAGGATTCAGTAAGATTAACTGTCCGCTGTGA